Proteins encoded within one genomic window of Jiangella mangrovi:
- a CDS encoding glycosyltransferase, with product MTPRTGMTTDTAFLDQLGDRLRGSTTPTTLATAVTRIDSPQAAEIVARLAGARSGRAELYDQLRAGTAPASLDPAWLLAIARIAALGRGMADPDVAVSAFGLVRDRQGTAVFDSASADLYAQLLLRHAPDRLADLLGELELTDPVLWALQTDAVNPFTGAGRSADEWAARLTIPFTDAGLDPVGVTGDAAVPFERLTATPATTVEDAGTVTVVMSAYRPDRGIFAAAASILNQSWRDLELLVVDDASPPDYTELLDEVAALDDRVRVLRAPVNGGTYLVRNLALDHARGDFVTFQDFDDWSHPRRLERQLEPLLADPRLLATRSRALRAFPDLSFTYPGYPPGRLNASSLLFRRREALELAGYFDAVRKSADVEFPQRLAAAAPGSLLDLPESLPLAVTQLRTDSLSRGHISPGWLHWTRILYRDAFRYRNRLIRAGSVPARYDGNPGARVLPLPDPSWSALPSAPSEPRYDVVVVNDWRQKKRNPDGVIADLRMAIGAGLSVAVAHGETFDPAPRPGAHEAMDSRILELFTTGELAVSHLTQRARAGLVLVHDPAALQFVPDTGGSGLTAERVAVVVDEASGQDEGRSYRAADVAANAKRLFGTEPVWVPRTARARARLEAGGFGEVSAHTLVNAFAPFGLTVHILRPGPGRPVIGRHVPDHASHWPATSADLLAAYPDHDDIDVRLLGGHRTPARALGGAALPPNWLTYDDDQMDVRTFLAQLDFFVYFDRDGAAVPGAAVLEAVASGCVVVLSPQLKPVYGDGAVYCAPAEVRDVVTRLHGSPDAFAQQQHRARRWADEHHGASAFLTALSGLAGG from the coding sequence GTGACGCCGCGCACGGGCATGACCACCGACACCGCCTTCCTCGACCAGCTCGGCGACCGGCTCCGGGGCAGTACGACGCCCACCACGCTGGCCACCGCCGTCACCCGCATCGACAGCCCGCAGGCGGCCGAGATCGTCGCGCGGCTGGCCGGTGCCCGATCGGGACGCGCGGAGCTGTACGACCAGCTCCGCGCGGGCACCGCCCCCGCCAGCCTCGACCCGGCCTGGCTGCTGGCCATCGCCAGGATCGCCGCGCTGGGTCGTGGCATGGCCGACCCGGACGTCGCGGTGTCGGCCTTCGGCCTGGTCCGCGACCGGCAAGGTACGGCGGTCTTCGATTCTGCGTCCGCCGATCTCTACGCTCAGCTGCTCCTGCGACACGCGCCGGACCGCCTGGCCGACCTGCTCGGGGAGCTCGAGCTGACGGATCCGGTGCTGTGGGCGCTGCAGACCGACGCCGTCAACCCGTTCACCGGCGCCGGCCGGTCGGCGGACGAGTGGGCGGCTCGGCTCACGATCCCCTTCACGGACGCCGGCCTCGATCCGGTCGGCGTCACCGGCGACGCCGCGGTTCCGTTCGAACGGCTGACCGCGACGCCGGCGACCACTGTCGAAGACGCGGGCACGGTCACCGTGGTCATGTCCGCCTACCGCCCGGACCGGGGCATCTTCGCGGCGGCCGCGTCGATCCTGAACCAGAGCTGGCGCGACCTCGAACTGCTCGTCGTCGACGACGCATCGCCGCCGGACTACACCGAACTCCTCGACGAGGTCGCCGCCCTGGACGACCGCGTCCGGGTACTCCGCGCGCCGGTCAACGGCGGCACCTACCTGGTGCGCAACCTGGCCCTGGACCATGCCCGCGGCGACTTCGTCACGTTCCAGGACTTCGACGACTGGTCCCATCCGCGCCGACTGGAGCGGCAGCTCGAGCCGTTGCTCGCCGACCCGCGTCTCCTGGCCACCCGGAGCCGCGCCCTGCGGGCGTTCCCCGATCTCAGCTTCACCTACCCCGGCTACCCGCCCGGACGTCTCAACGCGTCGTCACTGCTGTTCCGCCGACGTGAGGCACTCGAGCTGGCCGGGTACTTCGACGCCGTGCGCAAGTCGGCCGACGTCGAGTTCCCCCAACGACTGGCCGCGGCAGCCCCGGGCTCGTTGCTCGACCTGCCCGAGTCGCTGCCGCTCGCCGTCACCCAGCTGCGGACCGACTCGCTGTCGCGCGGGCACATCTCGCCCGGATGGCTGCACTGGACCCGAATCCTGTACCGCGACGCCTTCCGGTATCGCAATCGCCTGATCCGCGCCGGGTCGGTGCCGGCCCGCTACGACGGCAATCCCGGCGCACGGGTGTTGCCGCTTCCGGACCCGTCCTGGTCGGCACTGCCTTCCGCACCGTCCGAGCCGCGGTACGACGTCGTCGTCGTCAACGACTGGCGGCAGAAGAAGCGCAATCCGGACGGCGTCATCGCGGATCTTCGCATGGCCATCGGTGCCGGTCTGAGCGTGGCGGTCGCTCATGGCGAGACCTTCGATCCAGCACCGCGGCCCGGCGCTCACGAGGCCATGGACTCGCGGATCCTGGAGCTCTTCACCACCGGCGAACTGGCCGTTTCGCACCTCACTCAGCGCGCCCGGGCCGGCCTGGTGCTGGTTCACGATCCGGCGGCGCTGCAGTTCGTCCCCGATACCGGCGGATCGGGGCTGACGGCCGAGCGGGTGGCCGTCGTGGTCGATGAGGCGTCCGGGCAGGACGAGGGACGCAGCTATCGGGCCGCCGACGTCGCGGCGAACGCGAAGCGGCTGTTCGGCACGGAGCCCGTCTGGGTGCCACGGACTGCCCGCGCCCGTGCCCGCCTCGAGGCGGGCGGGTTCGGCGAGGTCTCCGCCCACACCCTCGTCAACGCCTTCGCCCCGTTCGGCTTGACAGTGCACATCCTGCGTCCGGGCCCGGGCCGGCCCGTCATCGGCCGTCACGTCCCGGACCATGCCAGCCACTGGCCGGCGACCTCAGCGGACCTCCTGGCCGCCTATCCCGACCACGACGACATCGACGTCCGCTTGCTCGGTGGTCACCGGACACCGGCTCGCGCCCTGGGCGGCGCCGCTCTGCCGCCCAACTGGCTGACCTACGACGACGACCAGATGGACGTCCGCACCTTCCTGGCCCAGCTCGACTTCTTCGTCTACTTCGACCGTGACGGTGCTGCCGTGCCCGGAGCCGCCGTCCTCGAGGCTGTGGCCAGCGGCTGTGTGGTCGTGCTGTCGCCGCAGCTGAAGCCGGTCTACGGCGACGGTGCGGTGTACTGCGCCCCCGCAGAGGTTCGCGACGTCGTCACCAGGCTGCACGGCTCGCCGGACGCCTTCGCCCAGCAGCAGCACCGCGCCCGCAGGTGGGCCGACGAGCACCACGGTGCGAGCGCCTTTCTGACGGCCCTAAGCGGACTCGCCGGCGGCTGA
- a CDS encoding acyltransferase family protein — protein sequence MTSAATYQPARRRVAERPPPPRFRPDVEGMRAVAVGMVLIYHAGVGFVPGGFVGVDVFFVISGFLITGMLIREVEQTGTVSLAQFYARRAKRLLPAAALVLCVTALLTFLIAPTIDRRAFGGDIAAAALYFVNWRLADRSVDYLAEDVGPSPVQHFWSLAVEEQFYLVWPLFILLIALWVRRNNEPPRAWMGVGLAAVAVPSFAWSIYLTSTNPSTAFFVSTTRLWELAVGAGVALGMPVLARLPQTIAAWGAWAGLGAVGLSAFLITADTAWPGSAALLPVAGTAAVIAGGAAAGRRGPLVLLGIPLFVWIGGLSYSLYLWHWPLIVLATAHWGELRAWQGLLVIAFSFIPAWLAYKYVENPVRHARSMVRSSRFALSMGANLTLAGVVAGLVLTASVPQAAAPPVAAQAAPGAAVLDATDPRTDPDGVPVDESEWITPDPLSAPEDVPDAYDDGCQVDIDSSEVVACEYGDPDGDVTIALVGDSKALQWITALDTIGQENGWRVVTYTKSTCSFTTATLSADGGVFDSCSAWNESLLDQLRDDAPDLVLTSQGRKRALRDPDDPGEGEAVAPMVDGLVERWGQLVDAGIEVAVLADTPQPNRDVYECVAKRPDELTKCAFDRSTAIEDSAAETQSRAVEEFGDATWINLNNYICPADSCAPVIGNVLVYRQGSHLTVTYVNTLAPRLAAALEEIVQ from the coding sequence GTGACTAGCGCCGCCACCTACCAGCCGGCCCGGCGGCGGGTCGCCGAGCGCCCGCCGCCACCGCGGTTCCGTCCCGACGTCGAGGGCATGCGGGCCGTCGCCGTCGGCATGGTGCTGATCTACCACGCGGGTGTCGGTTTCGTCCCCGGCGGCTTCGTCGGAGTGGACGTCTTCTTCGTCATCTCCGGATTCCTCATCACCGGCATGCTCATCCGCGAGGTCGAGCAGACGGGGACGGTGTCGCTGGCACAGTTCTACGCGCGCCGCGCCAAGCGACTGCTGCCGGCGGCGGCGCTGGTGCTCTGCGTCACGGCGCTGCTGACCTTCCTGATCGCACCGACCATCGACCGGCGGGCCTTCGGCGGTGACATCGCCGCGGCCGCCCTGTACTTCGTCAACTGGCGGTTGGCCGACCGCTCGGTCGACTACCTCGCCGAGGACGTCGGCCCGTCCCCGGTCCAGCACTTCTGGTCGTTGGCTGTCGAAGAGCAGTTCTATCTGGTCTGGCCGCTGTTCATCCTGCTCATCGCTCTGTGGGTGCGCCGCAACAACGAGCCGCCGCGGGCCTGGATGGGGGTCGGCCTCGCGGCGGTCGCCGTGCCGTCGTTCGCCTGGTCGATCTACCTCACGTCGACGAACCCGTCGACGGCGTTCTTCGTGTCGACGACGCGGTTGTGGGAGCTGGCCGTGGGCGCCGGCGTAGCGCTGGGCATGCCCGTGCTCGCGCGACTGCCACAGACGATCGCCGCCTGGGGTGCCTGGGCGGGACTCGGCGCGGTCGGGCTGTCGGCGTTCCTCATCACCGCCGACACGGCCTGGCCCGGATCGGCGGCGCTGCTGCCCGTGGCCGGCACCGCCGCGGTGATCGCGGGTGGAGCTGCGGCCGGTCGCCGCGGGCCGCTGGTACTGCTGGGCATCCCGTTGTTCGTATGGATCGGCGGGCTCTCGTACTCGCTGTACCTCTGGCACTGGCCGCTGATCGTGCTGGCGACAGCGCACTGGGGTGAGCTGCGGGCCTGGCAGGGGTTGCTGGTCATAGCGTTCTCGTTCATTCCGGCGTGGCTGGCGTACAAGTACGTCGAGAACCCGGTCCGGCACGCGCGGTCCATGGTGCGCTCCTCGCGGTTCGCGCTGAGCATGGGCGCCAATCTCACGCTGGCCGGCGTGGTGGCGGGGCTGGTGCTGACGGCGTCGGTTCCGCAGGCTGCGGCGCCGCCGGTGGCGGCTCAGGCCGCCCCAGGAGCGGCTGTCCTCGACGCGACCGACCCGCGCACCGACCCCGACGGCGTTCCCGTCGACGAATCCGAGTGGATCACCCCCGACCCGCTGTCCGCGCCGGAGGACGTCCCGGACGCCTACGACGACGGCTGCCAGGTCGACATCGACTCGTCGGAGGTCGTCGCCTGCGAGTACGGCGACCCGGACGGTGACGTCACCATCGCCCTGGTCGGTGACTCGAAGGCGCTTCAATGGATCACGGCGCTGGACACCATCGGCCAGGAGAACGGCTGGCGGGTCGTCACTTACACGAAGTCGACCTGCTCGTTCACGACCGCCACGCTGAGTGCCGACGGCGGCGTGTTCGACTCGTGCAGCGCCTGGAACGAGTCCTTGCTGGACCAGTTGCGCGATGACGCGCCGGATCTCGTCCTGACCTCACAAGGACGAAAGCGCGCGCTCCGGGATCCGGACGATCCCGGCGAGGGCGAGGCCGTCGCGCCCATGGTCGACGGCCTGGTCGAACGGTGGGGCCAACTCGTCGACGCCGGCATCGAGGTCGCCGTCCTGGCCGACACCCCGCAGCCCAACAGGGACGTGTACGAATGCGTCGCCAAGCGCCCCGACGAGCTGACCAAGTGCGCGTTCGACCGCAGCACCGCCATCGAGGACAGTGCGGCCGAGACCCAGAGCCGAGCCGTCGAGGAGTTCGGCGACGCGACCTGGATCAACCTGAACAATTACATCTGCCCCGCCGACTCGTGCGCCCCCGTCATCGGGAACGTGCTCGTCTACCGGCAGGGGTCACATCTCACCGTCACCTATGTGAACACACTGGCTCCCCGCCTGGCGGCGGCGCTGGAGGAGATCGTCCAATGA
- a CDS encoding glycosyltransferase family 4 protein yields MAPDGNNGESPTHAAARLQVADGSLAQIRALHSQVARLTATVERSRPLPQRISRGVARARRNGWRLHTYPRAFWRGFRATGTGKLAGADLDTLRTLSDQGAHDQAMAFAAALLPLKSGDAEFLDVARHAFARPGALSLQLQATEALVRVDDSPSRQSQLRNVVGRIRETEPDWLPAVPTSSAPADPVRGRVVHLLKAAMPYRQSGYTMRSQYIVDSQRAAGLDPVVITALGFPGDSDTTVPDVEVIAGSPHHHLGNATKRLLKGPPDLYLDAYAEAAAARVAEVSPSIIHVHSGHRGYEPALVGLALAREFDLPLVYEVRGFFESLWSREAAWNERGELYERRIATEIRCMRAADAVVTLSESMRAEIMSRGIDGAKVHVVPNGVDVSAFHPGQRDADLVAELGLQDRFVFGYVSNLDHRREGHETLIRAAARLRANGVPAVALIVGDGNRRAELEQLAAAEGAGDSVLFAGRVPHDRVLDYYRLLDVFVVPRIAERAARLVTPLKPFEAMAAGIPVVASELAPLLEIVGDGERGRSFPPGDADALTEVLTELRHDEDARNEMAKRARDWVVAERQWSSNAARYAAIYAAVTGGGEG; encoded by the coding sequence ATGGCCCCGGACGGGAACAATGGCGAGTCGCCGACGCACGCCGCGGCGAGACTGCAGGTCGCCGACGGCTCTCTCGCGCAGATCCGCGCGCTCCACAGTCAGGTCGCTCGCCTGACGGCCACCGTCGAACGGTCCCGGCCGCTCCCGCAGCGGATCTCCCGCGGGGTGGCCCGGGCGCGCCGCAACGGGTGGAGGCTGCACACGTATCCGCGCGCGTTTTGGCGTGGCTTCCGAGCGACCGGCACCGGCAAACTCGCGGGCGCCGACCTCGACACCTTGCGGACCCTGAGCGACCAGGGCGCCCACGACCAGGCCATGGCCTTCGCCGCGGCCCTACTGCCTCTGAAGTCCGGCGACGCCGAGTTCCTCGACGTCGCCCGGCACGCGTTCGCCCGGCCCGGAGCGCTGAGCCTGCAGCTCCAGGCCACCGAGGCGCTGGTGCGTGTGGACGACTCGCCCTCCAGGCAGTCCCAGCTGCGCAACGTCGTCGGCCGCATCCGCGAGACCGAGCCGGACTGGTTGCCCGCGGTTCCCACCTCCTCTGCCCCGGCCGACCCGGTCCGCGGCCGGGTGGTGCACCTGTTGAAGGCCGCGATGCCCTATCGCCAGAGCGGCTACACGATGCGCAGCCAGTACATCGTCGACAGCCAGCGGGCCGCGGGGCTCGACCCCGTCGTCATCACCGCGTTGGGCTTCCCTGGTGACAGCGACACCACAGTCCCCGACGTCGAGGTCATCGCGGGCAGCCCGCACCACCACCTCGGCAACGCGACGAAGCGCCTGCTCAAGGGGCCGCCCGATCTGTACCTCGACGCCTACGCCGAGGCGGCGGCCGCCCGCGTGGCCGAGGTGTCGCCGTCGATCATCCACGTGCACTCGGGGCACCGCGGGTACGAGCCGGCGCTGGTCGGCCTGGCCCTGGCCCGTGAGTTCGACCTGCCGCTGGTCTACGAGGTGCGCGGCTTCTTCGAGTCGCTCTGGAGCCGTGAGGCGGCGTGGAACGAGCGCGGCGAGCTGTACGAGCGTCGCATCGCCACCGAGATCCGCTGCATGCGTGCGGCCGACGCCGTCGTGACCCTCAGCGAGTCCATGCGCGCCGAGATCATGTCCCGGGGCATCGACGGCGCCAAGGTCCACGTGGTGCCCAACGGCGTCGACGTGTCGGCGTTCCACCCCGGGCAGCGGGACGCGGACCTCGTCGCCGAGCTCGGTCTGCAGGACCGGTTCGTCTTCGGCTACGTCAGCAACCTCGACCACCGGCGCGAGGGTCACGAGACGCTGATCCGTGCGGCGGCCCGGTTGCGGGCGAACGGGGTTCCCGCGGTCGCGCTGATCGTCGGCGACGGCAACCGTCGCGCCGAGCTGGAGCAGCTGGCCGCAGCCGAAGGAGCCGGCGACTCGGTCCTGTTCGCCGGCCGGGTCCCGCACGATCGCGTGCTCGACTACTACCGGCTGCTCGACGTCTTCGTGGTCCCGCGGATCGCGGAGCGAGCGGCCCGTCTGGTCACTCCGCTCAAGCCGTTCGAAGCCATGGCCGCCGGCATTCCCGTGGTCGCGTCCGAGCTCGCTCCGCTGCTGGAGATCGTCGGCGACGGCGAGCGAGGGCGGTCGTTCCCGCCCGGGGACGCTGATGCGCTCACCGAGGTCCTCACCGAGCTGCGGCACGACGAGGACGCCCGGAACGAGATGGCCAAGCGAGCGCGCGACTGGGTGGTCGCTGAGCGGCAGTGGTCGAGCAACGCCGCACGGTACGCCGCCATCTACGCCGCCGTCACCGGCGGCGGAGAAGGGTGA
- a CDS encoding glycosyltransferase, with the protein MLSVLICSTPIHGHVVPLLAVTRHLVEQGHRVRFLTGERWRAAVEDAGAQHLALPAEADYDDRDMNGAFPGRAALSGPKAMRFDMTKVFLAPLAAQLDAVDAALSTQHTDAVLAESLFLAAGAFATRPRATRPPLVYLGIVPLPQKSRNTAPYGLGLPPRNGLTGRIRNAALHALAEKVVFAPVQKDWTRRSASREFVMNWPVPADAIVQFSVPAFEYPRDPAPKNLHFVGPVSRPIAGEQPKPGWWDELDGGRPVVHVTQGTLANQDFNELVGPALAGLQHEDVFVVVSAGGRDPQTLPPLPANARAASYLPYDELLPRTDVMVTNGGYGGVHYAMAYGVPLVVAGKTEDKIEVTARVAWSGAGVDLRTNQPDSKRIVDAVRTVLADPRYRAASAVVGEQIAAAPGVAALERIIADLVDGDPTGTSGSGGDPTGLAVTP; encoded by the coding sequence ATGCTGTCCGTGCTCATCTGCTCCACCCCGATCCACGGGCATGTCGTCCCGCTGCTGGCTGTGACCAGGCATCTCGTCGAACAGGGACACCGGGTGCGGTTCCTGACCGGCGAGCGCTGGCGGGCCGCCGTCGAGGACGCGGGAGCTCAGCACCTCGCCCTCCCGGCGGAAGCCGACTACGACGACCGGGACATGAACGGGGCGTTCCCCGGCCGGGCCGCGCTGTCCGGGCCGAAGGCGATGCGGTTCGACATGACGAAGGTGTTCCTGGCCCCGCTCGCAGCCCAGCTCGACGCCGTCGACGCCGCCTTGAGCACCCAACACACCGACGCCGTCCTCGCCGAGAGCCTGTTCCTCGCCGCCGGCGCGTTCGCCACCCGCCCACGAGCCACCAGGCCGCCGCTCGTCTACCTCGGCATCGTCCCGCTGCCGCAGAAGAGCCGGAACACCGCGCCGTACGGCCTCGGTCTCCCACCCCGCAACGGCCTCACCGGCAGAATCCGCAACGCCGCCCTCCACGCCCTCGCCGAGAAGGTCGTCTTCGCGCCGGTCCAGAAGGACTGGACGCGGCGTAGCGCGAGTCGCGAGTTCGTCATGAACTGGCCGGTCCCGGCCGACGCGATCGTGCAGTTCAGCGTCCCGGCCTTCGAGTATCCCCGCGACCCCGCGCCGAAGAACCTGCACTTCGTCGGGCCGGTCTCACGACCCATCGCAGGCGAGCAGCCGAAGCCCGGCTGGTGGGACGAGCTCGACGGCGGCCGGCCGGTCGTGCACGTCACCCAGGGGACCCTCGCCAACCAGGACTTCAACGAGCTCGTCGGGCCGGCCCTCGCCGGGCTGCAGCACGAGGACGTGTTCGTCGTCGTCAGCGCCGGCGGCCGCGATCCGCAGACCCTCCCGCCGCTGCCCGCCAACGCCCGCGCCGCGAGCTACCTGCCGTACGACGAGCTGCTCCCGCGCACCGATGTCATGGTGACGAACGGAGGCTACGGCGGCGTCCACTACGCCATGGCCTACGGCGTCCCGCTCGTGGTCGCGGGCAAGACGGAGGACAAGATCGAGGTGACGGCGCGGGTGGCGTGGTCCGGCGCCGGAGTGGACCTGCGGACGAACCAGCCGGACTCGAAGCGGATCGTCGACGCCGTCCGCACCGTCCTGGCCGACCCCCGTTACCGGGCCGCCAGCGCCGTCGTCGGCGAGCAGATCGCGGCGGCACCCGGAGTCGCGGCGCTCGAGCGCATCATCGCCGATCTGGTGGACGGCGACCCGACCGGCACGAGCGGCTCCGGCGGCGACCCGACCGGACTCGCGGTCACCCCCTGA
- a CDS encoding TetR/AcrR family transcriptional regulator produces MAGSAEGRRAYHSELRARQAAATRRAVLAAAGTCFSSQGYAGTSLTDIAREAGVSVETVKAVGPKRDLLLSAFHQAFTGSDSRDLIAEKDVGLELLSISDGDEFLAALVDFLAAANAASSRLWRAFTSAANSDPALGEALREHMERRRADCGHAIDALAARGMVKSSAQREVLVETYTYLVAPETHEHFVLDAGWTQQDYRDWLERTLRAVVLGSGF; encoded by the coding sequence TTGGCAGGTTCGGCGGAAGGCAGGCGGGCCTACCACTCGGAGCTGCGCGCGAGGCAGGCTGCGGCGACCCGCCGGGCCGTGCTGGCGGCCGCGGGGACCTGCTTCAGCTCGCAGGGCTACGCGGGCACGTCACTGACCGACATCGCCCGCGAGGCCGGCGTCTCCGTCGAGACCGTCAAGGCGGTCGGCCCGAAGCGCGATCTCTTGTTGTCCGCGTTCCACCAGGCCTTCACCGGGTCGGACAGTCGCGACCTGATCGCCGAGAAGGACGTCGGGCTCGAGCTGCTCTCCATCTCGGACGGTGACGAGTTCCTCGCCGCCCTGGTCGACTTCCTCGCGGCCGCGAATGCCGCCTCGAGCCGGCTGTGGCGGGCGTTCACGAGCGCCGCGAACTCCGACCCCGCGCTGGGGGAGGCGCTGCGCGAACACATGGAGCGGCGGCGGGCGGACTGCGGGCATGCCATCGACGCGCTGGCCGCACGGGGGATGGTGAAGAGCTCGGCGCAACGAGAGGTGCTGGTCGAGACCTACACCTACCTCGTGGCGCCCGAGACCCACGAACACTTCGTCCTCGACGCCGGCTGGACCCAACAGGACTACCGCGACTGGCTCGAACGTACCTTGCGAGCCGTGGTGCTCGGGAGCGGGTTCTGA
- a CDS encoding class I SAM-dependent methyltransferase has protein sequence MRLTKQRAAMIVAGIAVVVVGVSAALGWWQVALTIVAAVQVAGVVLLVDIRGRMARSNEVRKVAVSVDRTHRQLGNLGTRMVAAAEKGRVETADGLASIGHALDERRVAEASLQKELSDVAAGVDAHRARVDAQLGDWHGELAAVRSGLAETGQRVSAALDGAERDRRALDKRQAAELARHIRQTEALIQLYERVQPRAAMPSSGGWALDPTGVLTLLEVVRQRRPELVVELGSGTSTLWLGYVLQQLGSGRVVAMDHEERFAELTRAHVAAHGLGDVVEVRVAGLTDPGLPEHETFWYDHAAMADLRDIDLLVVDGPPKATGPMARYPAVPKLADQLRDNAVVALDDATRPDEREVWHRWCKEVDGLDEWAVPPGDALKVLVLNRSAAGESA, from the coding sequence ATGAGGCTGACGAAGCAGCGTGCGGCCATGATCGTCGCGGGCATCGCTGTGGTCGTCGTCGGTGTGTCGGCAGCGCTGGGCTGGTGGCAGGTGGCCCTGACGATCGTCGCGGCCGTCCAGGTGGCGGGTGTCGTCCTGCTGGTGGACATCCGGGGCCGCATGGCACGTTCCAACGAGGTCCGCAAGGTCGCCGTGTCGGTGGACAGGACGCACCGGCAGCTCGGCAACCTGGGCACGCGCATGGTGGCCGCCGCCGAGAAGGGCCGCGTCGAGACCGCGGACGGGCTGGCCTCCATCGGGCATGCGCTGGACGAGAGGCGCGTCGCCGAGGCGAGCCTGCAGAAGGAGCTCTCCGACGTCGCCGCCGGCGTCGACGCACATCGCGCTCGTGTCGACGCGCAGCTGGGCGACTGGCATGGCGAGCTCGCCGCGGTTCGGTCCGGTCTCGCCGAGACCGGGCAGCGGGTCAGCGCCGCACTGGACGGGGCCGAGCGCGACCGCCGGGCGCTGGACAAGCGGCAGGCAGCCGAGCTCGCCCGGCACATCCGGCAGACCGAGGCGCTCATCCAGCTCTACGAACGTGTGCAGCCACGAGCCGCCATGCCGTCGTCCGGTGGCTGGGCGCTGGACCCCACCGGCGTGCTCACACTCCTGGAGGTCGTCCGGCAGCGCCGCCCCGAGCTGGTGGTCGAACTCGGCTCCGGCACGTCGACACTCTGGCTCGGATACGTGTTGCAGCAGCTGGGCTCCGGCAGGGTCGTCGCCATGGACCACGAGGAACGCTTCGCGGAGCTGACTCGCGCCCATGTGGCCGCACACGGCCTCGGCGACGTCGTCGAGGTGCGGGTCGCGGGGCTCACCGATCCGGGCCTGCCCGAGCACGAGACATTCTGGTACGACCACGCCGCCATGGCCGATCTCCGCGACATCGACCTGCTCGTCGTCGACGGCCCGCCGAAGGCGACGGGCCCGATGGCGCGCTACCCTGCCGTGCCGAAGCTGGCCGACCAGCTGCGCGACAACGCAGTGGTCGCCCTCGACGACGCCACGCGGCCGGACGAGCGCGAGGTCTGGCACCGCTGGTGCAAGGAGGTCGACGGGTTGGACGAGTGGGCGGTGCCGCCGGGCGACGCCCTCAAGGTTCTCGTCCTGAACCGGTCAGCCGCCGGCGAGTCCGCTTAG
- the wecB gene encoding non-hydrolyzing UDP-N-acetylglucosamine 2-epimerase: protein MSSELVIHVTGARPNFPKAAPVIRALGARGVAQELVHTGQHYDDAMAKVFFRQLALPQPDVDLGVGSGSHARQTAAIMTGLEELFLARRPALVVVYGDVNSTVGAAIVAAKLGIAIAHVEAGLRSFDRTMPEEINRVVTDQLADLLFATSPDALTHLGNEGVRAGKVHFVGNPMIDTLLANLDRFDADQARRDHGLNGDYVVATLHRPSNVDDPDDAAELVKAMHSVADIAEVVVPLHPRGRARLEAAGLFSHDRLRVIDPLGYVEFLGLVRGANAVVTDSGGVQEETTILGVPCLTLRANTERPVTITHGTNRLVTRAELGFVASQVLSAGRAADWPVPPLWDGRAGERIAEVIEAYVHGKGAAGEGRD, encoded by the coding sequence TTGTCCAGCGAACTCGTCATTCACGTCACCGGCGCGCGCCCCAACTTCCCCAAGGCCGCACCCGTCATCCGGGCACTCGGGGCCCGGGGCGTGGCGCAGGAGCTCGTGCACACGGGTCAGCACTACGACGACGCCATGGCGAAGGTGTTCTTCCGCCAGCTCGCACTGCCGCAGCCCGACGTCGACCTCGGCGTGGGTTCGGGCTCGCACGCCCGACAGACCGCGGCGATCATGACCGGCCTCGAGGAGTTGTTCCTCGCACGCCGTCCAGCGCTCGTGGTGGTCTACGGGGACGTCAACTCGACCGTGGGGGCGGCGATCGTCGCGGCCAAGCTCGGCATCGCCATCGCCCACGTCGAGGCCGGACTGCGCAGCTTCGACCGGACGATGCCCGAAGAGATCAATCGTGTGGTCACGGACCAACTGGCCGACCTGCTCTTCGCCACCAGCCCCGACGCGCTGACCCACTTGGGCAACGAGGGCGTGCGAGCCGGCAAGGTGCACTTCGTCGGCAACCCGATGATCGACACGCTGCTGGCCAACCTCGACCGGTTCGACGCCGACCAGGCCCGCCGTGACCACGGGCTGAACGGGGACTACGTGGTCGCCACGCTGCACCGCCCGAGCAACGTCGACGATCCCGACGATGCCGCGGAGCTGGTCAAAGCCATGCACTCGGTGGCCGACATCGCCGAGGTCGTCGTGCCGCTGCATCCGCGCGGACGGGCTCGACTGGAGGCGGCCGGACTGTTCTCGCACGATCGTCTGCGGGTCATCGACCCGCTCGGTTACGTCGAGTTCCTCGGCCTCGTCCGTGGCGCCAACGCGGTGGTCACCGACTCCGGCGGCGTTCAAGAGGAGACGACCATCCTCGGGGTGCCGTGCCTGACCCTGCGGGCCAACACCGAACGCCCGGTGACCATCACGCACGGGACGAACCGCCTGGTGACGAGGGCCGAGCTCGGCTTCGTCGCCAGTCAGGTGCTGTCCGCAGGACGAGCGGCCGACTGGCCGGTCCCGCCGCTGTGGGACGGCCGGGCCGGCGAGCGCATCGCGGAGGTCATCGAGGCATACGTCCACGGCAAGGGGGCCGCTGGGGAGGGTCGTGACTAG